In Theobroma cacao cultivar B97-61/B2 chromosome 7, Criollo_cocoa_genome_V2, whole genome shotgun sequence, the genomic window CAATGGAGATATAGATTGGTCACGTGGGATGAAAATGGACTGAAACAAGCTAGCTGAAAGCTGTCAGCCAACAGGTAAAAATATGACTACAGTCCTGTTTAAAACTAGTTTGTCTACTTATTGAACCTGCAAAATCAGCTTGCTTTGCATTTTAATCAATGGACATCAGTTTGATGGAGTTACCAAAGGAAAGGATTTTAATCTGGTTCACACATGTATGCTTCTTTGACTTGGAAAATTGCTCTGCTTCTTATTTTGGAAAGTCTGAATGTTAGTCAGCTGCAGCTGTCAACCGAAAGGATCATTGCTCTCAACTCTACTTTGTCAATGAAATTCTGGAATAATCAAGTGAACGGATCACTGCCTTCAGCTTTTGCTTCACTTTGTCGTGGAACAATTGATGTGCTTGGCTCTTCAGGGTGTCAGGATCTTTGCTTTCAGCTTTACTTGATCGTGGTAAATCGGCTTGCTTGGCATTTCAATGAGTTTTGTCTCATGAAATCATCAACCAAAAGGATTTTCGGTTTCGGAAATTGCAGAAAATTGATGGTTCTTTTGTAGTTTGCTGTGTTTATTACTacaattttctttgttctcaAACTTGCTCAAATAAGGGTACGCTCTACCCATTTGCTTGTATCAAAACTTTAAGTTGAGCCATTGTAATTGTGTGTTCAATTTTACATTGTTGGTTGAATTTTGTGTTAAGCTTTATGACACTGTAAAAGAGACTAGGTAGGAACAGATAGGCACCAATGCTGTCAAAAGACTCAAACCATGTGCACAACATCCAAAACAAATATAGTAGAATGATAAAATTGCTTCCAAAAAGGGTAGAGTAATAAACTTAAAGAGAAAtatgaagaaacaaaaatgactagATAGAGATATTATTAAATAGTTGGTAGAAATGGGTATACACTCATATCCATACcacaatatattaatattattatgtcATAAAGTGCAAATAtgacaatttttttcattcaaataGTCAATTTTTAAAgcataaattataaagaatgaTGATTCATTtgtcaatttaatttatttaatatctTTGTGCATGAATAGAATAACTTAGTTATTAGTTTAGTGCATCTAAAATCTAAGATTtctatcattatttttttttagccaCAATTTCTATCAtttgttaatatatattttatttctttttttgaatacTTCAACTCTACAAGTTTACATCCCTTGCTAAGCTTTGACAGATTAGATAAGAACCAACCTGGCTTTTTGTATTAGAAAATGTAGACTCCATTCATGTtgcttgtaaaaataatattaatcttGCTTATGCAAAATGTGATTTGCTCAAATTGAATGCAACGTACAAGCAATGATTACATGCAAGTGGACACGATCGCAACAAGTAATAAAGTGATAAATTGAAGTGTCGATCCTCAAGGAGTTGATCTAAAAATTGTGCTAATTACCAAAATCAACACAAGCTAATTTTATCCAAGAAACAAATTTTTGAACTatgactaaataaaaaaatgtaaactaattaactaagtCTACTCTAAGTGATGCAATTAATAAATGGAAATGGTATCAAGAGGCTAAtaacctaggattatggtgtCCTCTATTACTTCATTTGGAATTAGGCTTGGTTagttatttaatctcaatggAATTTGATATTAGTCTAGGACCTTAAGTTATGTGTAATCCCCTGTCGAGGTATTACACACTTGCCTAATCTATTTGCCTTcttatatgtctataggagACAAATAATTTAAGCCCTTTAAGCTAAGGGATTCCTAATTAACTAAGTGTGGCAATTAGTTGTATTGCTAcctgataattctattttatagaattattttactctaatgttgttattaaatattagctaagtcctcaattttcaattataatttaattatttttagttgtttttatgattaggtactttttagtgagttattttaattttatattattccttttattttagttattatttattagtttttatattttttgggATTAAAAagtgattgggcttaattttggaaagtaaggtgtaAACAGACCTAGAAtctgcttgcatatgcttTAGTATTTTGACTATATCTCGagctacagaactccaaatgatgcgATTCTTAAACCAGTGGAAACCTAAGAGACAGAGCTACAATTTTTATGagatcactttgcccagttttgccttgaagatagagaaaattgcGTCAAAAAATAGCTATACGTACTGTATCGGGAATATAAATTTGTAAAGACTGATAATTGAATTTTGGGCCTCTTATTatacttttaagcccaattaaaccctaggtcggcttaaggaactttaggtttagtttattagtataCATAGGATATGTTTTGGCAACATTAGATACACAACTtttgagagattcaagaagttaCAAGTTaaggctgaaacttggagatcaaggcggaaaatattgttttgttttcttctttagcttttatctttcttgatactttcaatggttgaattttatacaatgttatcttattttacaattatgagtagttaattttctttttctaggattgcaattgaactcacatgtagtctaagtttttaatctctttcttatttttttttaatagaatttgaattgttaattccaatttgttcttaatgcttttaattgcttggccaccaattaaattgatctaggaacctaaacaaacttggaaaagggagtttagagtaaactaaaattgggatagcatataatcatattaattgatttgcgtataggatagggatatacctataggccatatgtagtcAGATTatagcctgaacttaatgagtctattttaatttcaattcacatagggatatagtgttttgattaaaatagatatttttataggaCGAGTCgagagacccttataaataatttaggactctaggttagcaattcaacccattaaaataagttaagCAAGAggggtaagatttagatgaagtgtaaGGGATATTgcaatcctaggcttgtttaatttgatattttctcaagattattattattttaatttttcttattagttttaattttagttaatcagttttagttaattacttaattttgattgtttggataagattaaattgttataattttagtatttagtaaaattttagagcAATTTTCTGTGAGATCGATACTTTACTTGCTATTATACTGTCTactcgatacgtatacttgcgtagtaggaTTTTAACTGACACTACCCTAATAGCACATCAAAGCacttaactttatttttaagtgatttGAACACACCTTACTCAAGTTTAGGTCTAATTTAGATTAACTTTTTCAAGTGTCATCTAAATACTTAAGCACATTTAACCGGTGATCAATCAATTAAATGGACaataatttcaaactttgagtaaacatcaaaatttgcATTAAGACTAAGCAACCACCCAACAATATCTAAACTACATAATAGAGTTAACCATAATCTTATATAAATGGTTCTAGCTCAACATTTCACAAAGAAGAGTACACAATACAGCAAACAAGAACATTGATTTACAAAAtgagatagagagagaaagattcaaagctagagagagagagattttcAGTTGCAGCTTTACAAGCTCCagcctttgaattttcttctccttcctgATTTTGCTTCAACCTCTCTTGCCTAAAGTGTCTCCCCCGAATCAGCCTTGTTTTCTGTGCAAAAATTTCCCTTTTATACTCCCCTTTCATTCAGCCTTGACCTAGAATTTCGAGCCCAACAtattccccttttttttctaacgtgttctcgctgtagcgagtttggaatctcgctgcagcgagtttctTGCTGACTTGGCATTACAAAGCTTtcatttctcgctgcagcgagaaactctctacCAAGTGGTTCTCGGATCTTCAATTTTTGACTTTCTGCTTCCATGTTCTCCTCCTTCAAGCTCCCTAGTGCAGAGTTGTTGTGTCCTCACCTTCAGCTTCTCTTTCGGCTCCAAGATTCCTTCAACATTAAAAGGTTCATTAGTGAGAGGTTGGTTTGAGggattttaaaaagaaatgaagctCAAATGGTCTAAATGACACTAAGCACCCTAAAAGTTAACTTCTAttaaaaagcatgaaaattttctaaggACTATGTACAAAACTAAAAGAATAAGCCGAATgtatgctccaaaaataccctATGATAACTCtctataatagagttatcaattcACTCAATTCTTTATATCTTAGAAAACCTAGAACCCACAACTTGATTAGAAAAAGACTCTATCTCATAAGTCATtatagctttttttttaagaaaaaaaagtcatTATAAATTTCTAATACTCCTTTCTTCCCTCTAGAAAAGGTCATGTCTTTATAGATAATGCAATAAATAAAGTTGGGTTgcggataagcttgagctgcTAGTGAAACAGATAAAGGTcgaaattcttttcttattattgCTCTCCAACTATTAGTGTTGGCTCTTTGGCAAAGCTGCCCCAAATTAAAGTCGTAGTGTCATACCATTACAGAGGATATATATAAGATtgaaataaacatataaattattGTACAGGAAAAGCATCTAAACTTGAGATGAAAGAAGGAAACTGATTTTCCTACTTAAACACTTTGCAATTGATTAAATGCACGACTTAAGTTTTTGCCTACATGTTCTTAGTTATTCTAAAACATTTTGCACTCATCCATTACTACTGCAGTTATAGTGTTTTGGCTTGCTATATGTATTGTATTTACCTATTTGTTCCTATAGTTTTACTTGTGTTTGAAAGCTTGTCCTCGTCTAGAGCTTCAATTGGTCATGGACCTAATATAGATGAAGATAATCCGTTTATGTTCATTATTCGATTGGTAAAgatgttaatattaatttcaGAATCTTTTTGAACTTTCCCTGAATTGGGATGTAAAATGGAAACTTTTACATTTATGATAATAATCTTGACCTGACTAATGACTTGCTTTTGGTTTTCATAGGTCGTCTGCTCTTTCCTACCCTTTTGAAATAGCTCGCTGATGCTATTGTTCTCCTTGCTCTTTTACCGTTTCAAGGTCTCTCTCATGGCCACATCCATGGCCAAAAACTCCCCCATGCCGTCTTCAGGCAAGCACCCTTTATCTTACTTGTATTCTTTATGgaggagagagaagaaaacaaaCGAAAATTCACCAGCATGGAAGAGACTCAATCGACGCTTTACACTTGGAGAGCTCCGCACTGCCGCCAACACTTTGATATAGCGCGGCGagtttatgatttttcctCTGGTGATTTGCCCTTTAGTGTGTACAGAGGTTACATTAATGACAGCTATAAAGATCTGGTTTCCATCAAGGTCTCCGAGCCAACCTCAGATCACCAGAATTTTTTGACAGAGATTGAATTGCTATCAAATCTACGTCAGGCCAATATCGTCTCTCTGATAAGTTATTGCTGTGATGGATCGGATAAGATTATTGTACATGAGTATACGCCCCACGGAACCCTCTACGATCATCTACTGAACCCAAACAACGGCAACCCTCCGTTATCATGGAAACAAAGGCTTCAAATCTGCATTGGAGTTGCACGTGGACTAGAATTCCTGCATGCAGCTAACCACTCGACCGTCCACAGTGACATCAAAAGCAAAATCATTCTTGTAAACAAGAACTTGGTTGCAAAGCTTTCAAACTTTGGTTTCTCCAAATTGATTTCAACAAGCCTGTCGGAAACAGATAACCATGTCACCACTGCTGGTGCGGACAATAGTGTTGGGTATGAAGACCCTGACTACGTTTACCTTCAGAATAACGGCCTCACTGTTAAATCTGATGTTTATTGTTTTGGAGCTGTTTTATTCCAAGTGTTATGTGCAAAACCAGTATTTGAGTTATGCGAGTCAAGGGTGGAAGTACAAAATATCTCCAATTCATCGGCCAGACGATGCGTTGAAGATGGTACACTTGGCCAAATTATTGATCCTTGCCTTAAGGGTGAGATCGCAGCAAACAGCCTGAAAGCTTATGTGGATGTAGCTTGTAACTGCTTGAACGACCGCGAAGATGAGAGGCCCACACTGGCAGATGTGGCCAAGAGGCTGGAGCTTACTTTGTTGCTGCAGGAGTGTACTGAAGTTGATATACCTTTCTCCCCATCTTGGCTTAGATCAATTCCGTGGCCGGTGGAGGAGAGTGAATCACCGGCAGAAAGCcaggattttataattttatgcttatgACCAGTGGCGGATCTAAACCAGGCGTTCAATGGCAACAATTGACTCTACCAGACTTGGTAAAAAAATGCATGTCTATATTATATTAGCTAGTACGATTTTAGAAATTCTACAAAGAGAGGGTTAATAAGAATAATTCCAAACATGTGACTCCATCAAATAATTccaatatttatatattaaatttttaaggttttcgattttttatcattaatgTCTATCTGTTGATCGTACTAGAATGTGCCCCATAGGCATAGGGggttatatatatttctttatttatgaatattaattttcctttttttagcATTTGTAAATTAAgtgacaaaaatatattttattagtaaaaGTTATCTGCAATAActcttttcatattaaaatccAATAACACTTTTTTACTATATACATCTGTTGATTTGAAGATTATCTCTTTTCTAACAAAGACTTGTATTGGCAAATTATCCCACAACACAAACTATAATAAATTCCTACCAATTGACTAGCTTAAACAGCCGCAGAAGCCCCATCAATCCATTAACTGATTTGAAAGAGTTAGCCATGGAATAAATGAATGGTTTGAAGGAGTTGTGCACAGGACAACATCCAAGGAGatttttaatggaaaattaaTGCAACAGATTGAAATTTGTAGTGTTGGGATATACAAATTGGAGCGATTAGAGTGAAAGACAGTTGAACTTGGAGCAAAATATCAAGTTGATGGACCTAATCATAATATGGAAAGACATAATTCTTCATGCCAACAAGGAGCATAACTCATCATTGCTCTTGATCAATTTAACACatttgatattaaaatattaaaatattaatataatatatatatatatatatatatgtcgcAAATCGAGCCAGTGAGCCACCCAAGTTTTTTTTCTCCAAACAAAGttcattatattaattaaatggtTAAAAGAAGCCTCAACAGCTGAGGCGGAGCCTCCTTATGGCATGGCCTTCCCCAAAATTTTAACAgttttttttacatattatataaactttttaaatttttttaataaatttttgtaataaatttttttaatgatcttctcaaaataattttttatttaataattaatacaaatgaagaataacaaaataatttcatatgtttgactcaattttaaaattttttttaatttttttttattatttatttttattttatttacttatatgttttaaatttttataaattttttttcacaaattttTACGAACCATCaatcatattctttttctttcttttttattatgtcatatGTGGATTCTACTTTTACttgtcatgtttttttttattatgtagattttattttatatgattttaatatttaaaaataaataaattattatttaattttcaaatataagttgCAATATTGCACTGTTGCtaagaattttattaatatatcatttttttattcaaaataaccAATGTGTTTTAATATGTATGTTATAAACATTAAATAACAAGGATATATATACAAGTTGATAGAATGAAATAATTGTATTTCTTTCaatacaattttatttattatatatatttttaatgaccctttaaataattttttattaaataattatttttattcatcaaactgtttgataaaattagagtCATTATTGTTAACATATTGCTAGTTACGCTCAGAAAATAAATTCGAAAATAATATGTTAagactaaaaaattaaaaaaaaattaatccacTAATCTAAAcccattaaattttaatataaatccaagcctattataacatattatatcttAACAATTCAACCTAATAGTCTATCATAACATGTTATATCTCAAAAGTTCAACTCAATAACCAATATgttaattaacaatttaataggtaaatagaaaataaaagcagAGCTAGAACACACAAAGTAGATAGGCAattcatttgaatttgaaaaattattttctcttctacTCTTGCGTAcaaaagagtgaaagagacACCTTTCATAATTCTATTCaatcctatatatatatatatgacacTATCATTACTATTAATGTGCCTTTTTTTGTATGTCTAATATCTggtaaattttatttcatcttttaaatGAGTGgtaattgaattatatataaagttcTGTTTGACTGTTTAATATATCTTTCTGTTTGACCCCCCATTAAAAATGATCTAGCTTCGCCTCTGCTCAATAGTTCAAATAATTGAACTGCTACAAAAGTACTTTAACCTGTAAACACCTAGTAAAGCATCATTCAGCGAATATTTACAAGAAAGCATTaaggaaagaaataaagaCAACACGTCCCTCTCAAAAATAATTCCAAGGggctgaaaataaaaacatctGCCCTATATAGGAAGTGATATCCCTCCAGAAATAATCT contains:
- the LOC108662710 gene encoding receptor-like protein kinase ANXUR1, giving the protein MEETQSTLYTWRAPHCRQHFDIARRVYDFSSGDLPFSVYRGYINDSYKDLVSIKVSEPTSDHQNFLTEIELLSNLRQANIVSLISYCCDGSDKIIVHEYTPHGTLYDHLLNPNNGNPPLSWKQRLQICIGVARGLEFLHAANHSTVHSDIKSKIILVNKNLVAKLSNFGFSKLISTSLSETDNHVTTAGADNSVGYEDPDYVYLQNNGLTVKSDVYCFGAVLFQVLCAKPVFELCESRVEVQNISNSSARRCVEDGTLGQIIDPCLKGEIAANSLKAYVDVACNCLNDREDERPTLADVAKRLELTLLLQECTEVDIPFSPSWLRSIPWPVEESESPAESQDFIILCL